The genomic segment GGGCAAATAGTCAAACCAATTCCAGCGACAGCTGCTCAATGGCGTTTTCCAAAAAGCCCGGAATCACGGCATCGAAGGTGCGTCGGATTTTCATCGGATTGGCCAAATCGCGTATCATGCGGTGGTAGCGCGATTCGCCGTGTTCCTCCACGATGGACTGGCGGCGCTCCTCTTCCATGAAGTATTCGAGCAAGCCTTCCGGGTCGGCTTCCGGGTGGAATTGCGTGCCGACCATTTCAGGGCTGAATCGAATGCCCATCACCGCCCGCTCGTGGTGGATGTGGGGGCGGAGCTTTTCCATGCAGAGGATACGCGCGCCCATGGCTGCGAGGCGGTCGTGATTGGGGTTCACCACCTGATAGCGGCGAAAATCGGCGATGTAGAACGGGTCGGTCAACTGCTCGAACAGCGGCTCGTCCTTGCCTCCGTGTGTTTTGTGCACCGGGTAGGTGCCAAACGACAT from the Saprospiraceae bacterium genome contains:
- a CDS encoding GMP synthase; this translates as MLLRAALLDMYNGESNRGIPMLQNIMHRYADVLEFDRFDVRAKCEIPDLSYEIYVFSGGPGDPLESGGQWQEPFFNLIGQLWQWNLRNETKKHVFFICHSFQMACHHFQVGDVTQRYKMSFGTYPVHKTHGGKDEPLFEQLTDPFYIADFRRYQVVNPNHDRLAAMGARILCMEKLRPHIHHERAVMGIRFSPEMVGTQFHPEADPEGLLEYFMEEERRQSIVEEHGESRYHRMIRDLANPMKIRRTFDAVIPGFLENAIEQLSLELV